The following nucleotide sequence is from Nitrospira sp..
CAGCCGCTCGTCCTCCATTCGCTCCGTGTGCTTCAAGCGTCTTCCGTCATCGAGGAAATCATTCTGGCGGTTCCCCAGAACGAGATGGACTATTGCCTCAATGAAATCGTGGCGAAGCATCGGTTTACCAAGGTGACGAAAGTAGTGCCAGGAGGACACGAACGGCAAGACTCCGTCAGGCATGCGCTTGAGGCGGTCCATGACGATGTCGATGTGGTGTTGGTGCATGACGCAGTTCGTCCGTTTCTCACCGAACATATGGTGGAAGGAGTCGTGAAGGCGGCTCAGACCATGGGAGCGGCAATTATCGCCCTTCCCATGAGGGATACCGTCAAGCAAGTGAGAGCCGATCGTGTCATTGAACACACGGTTGATCGGCGGTCCTTGTGGCTCGCTCAAACCCCGCAAGCCTTCCGTCGAGACTGGCTGGTGGCAGCCCATCGCAAGGCTCATGCTGAAGGGGTCCGTGCAACCGATGATGCCTATCTGATGGAGTGGGCCGGACATCCCGTGTCTGTCGTCGAAGGAAGCGGCGAAAACATCAAAGTCACGAGGCCGGAAGACATGGTGATCGGCGAAGCGATCTTGGCATCGCGCCGATTGAGCGGAAGCAGAGGATCGGCATGAGGACGGGATCTCGCATCGGCTATGGGTACGATGTCCACCCGCTCGGAGCGGATCGTCGATTGATCCTGGGAGGGATTGAGATTCCACACATAAAAGGATTGCTCGGCCATTCTGACTCCGACGTCCTTGTTCACGCGATTTGCGATGCTCTATTGGGAGCGATGGGGGAGGGGGATCTCGGTCGGCACTATCCAAGTTCCGATCCCAAGTATAAGGGGATCTCAAGTTTGAAACTGCTGGAAGACGTCATGGCGAAGCTGAAAGCGAAGGGGTATCGGGTGGGAAACATCGACAGCGTGATTGTGGCCCAGGCCCCTCGGCTCGGGCCTCATCTTCCAGCGATGCAGAAGAAAATAGCGGAAACTGCCGGCATCGAGCCGGATCTCGTCAATGTAAAGGTGAAAAGTGGGGAAGGCTTGGATGCGGTCGGACGTGAAGAGGGGATGATCGCGCATGCCGTGTGTTTAATAGAACCGGTTTGACGTCAGAATAAGCGTACCACGTGATGTTAGCGAAAATTAAGCAAGATCTCCAAGCCGTTTTTGACCGAGATCCGGCGGCCACAAGCAAGCTCGAAGTGATCCTCACCTATGCGGGCTTCCACGCATTGCTCGCCTATCGCATCTCCCATTGGCTCAAGTCATACGATGTACCGATCCTGCCGCGCGTGATTTCGCAATTGGCCCGCTGGGTGACCGGGGTGGAGATCCATCCTTCCGCCAAGATCGGGACCGGCTTTTTCATCGACCATGGGATGGGAGTTGTGATCGGGGAAACGGCGGAAATCGGGGATTATGTGACCCTCTTCCAAGACGTAACATTGGGAGGAACGGGCAAGGAACGTGGCAAGCGGCATCCGACGCTCGGCAATCATGTGGTGGTGGGAGCCGGTGCGAAGATTCTCGGCGGCATCAAGATCGGTGATAACGTCAAGATCGGAGCGAATTCAGTCGTCTTGAAGAACGTGCCTGCTAATTCGACGGTGATCGGTGTACCGGCCCGCGTCATCAAGTCCCAGGGCGAACGCCTACCTGACGCGACCATGGATCAAGTCGATCTGCCCGACCCAATCAGTGATCGGTTGATTGCTCTTGAACAGGAATTGATCGAACTCCGCAAAAAAGTCGATGATCGGAATTCTTGACCGACCTTGCTCTCGCTTGGGGTTCCTACAGCTGCAGCGAACAGTTACTCTGCCACTGGGAATT
It contains:
- the ispD gene encoding 2-C-methyl-D-erythritol 4-phosphate cytidylyltransferase, which gives rise to MSNRTVALVPAAGRGLRMGGSVPKQFLVLGGQPLVLHSLRVLQASSVIEEIILAVPQNEMDYCLNEIVAKHRFTKVTKVVPGGHERQDSVRHALEAVHDDVDVVLVHDAVRPFLTEHMVEGVVKAAQTMGAAIIALPMRDTVKQVRADRVIEHTVDRRSLWLAQTPQAFRRDWLVAAHRKAHAEGVRATDDAYLMEWAGHPVSVVEGSGENIKVTRPEDMVIGEAILASRRLSGSRGSA
- the ispF gene encoding 2-C-methyl-D-erythritol 2,4-cyclodiphosphate synthase, giving the protein MRTGSRIGYGYDVHPLGADRRLILGGIEIPHIKGLLGHSDSDVLVHAICDALLGAMGEGDLGRHYPSSDPKYKGISSLKLLEDVMAKLKAKGYRVGNIDSVIVAQAPRLGPHLPAMQKKIAETAGIEPDLVNVKVKSGEGLDAVGREEGMIAHAVCLIEPV
- the cysE gene encoding serine O-acetyltransferase — its product is MLAKIKQDLQAVFDRDPAATSKLEVILTYAGFHALLAYRISHWLKSYDVPILPRVISQLARWVTGVEIHPSAKIGTGFFIDHGMGVVIGETAEIGDYVTLFQDVTLGGTGKERGKRHPTLGNHVVVGAGAKILGGIKIGDNVKIGANSVVLKNVPANSTVIGVPARVIKSQGERLPDATMDQVDLPDPISDRLIALEQELIELRKKVDDRNS